One Salmo trutta chromosome 12, fSalTru1.1, whole genome shotgun sequence genomic region harbors:
- the LOC115203132 gene encoding putative sodium-coupled neutral amino acid transporter 8 isoform X2: protein MEELARESISLLARSASHADPPRLGSFGAIFIMLKSALGAGLLNFPWAFEKAGGVNKAISVEMVSLVFLISGLIILGYASSISRKNTYQDVVREVCGGAIGQLCEVCFCFNLFMISVAFLVVVQDQLDKLCVSLYETVTGSFEGEIPYHWYMDQRFHLFIMCLIFILPLSIPKEIGIQKYTRKDSWASMFSVVPTICFGFQCHEACIAIYSSMENKKLSHWVIISVISMFFCLLIYTLTGIFGFLTFGRTVAADILMSYPGNDVVMIIARLLFGISIITIYPIILLLGRSVILDLMLRIRRRRRGGVTHSFENQCRVILTVIWITITLLIAMFVPDMSEVISVIGGISAFFIFIFPGLCLVFTMQSEPVSPRVRVVCTVWGVITVIVGAFILGQSTTIAIMEIFHKL, encoded by the exons ATGGAAGAACTTGCTCGTGAGAGTATCAGCCTGTTGGCGAGATCTGCGTCGCACGCGGATCCCCCACGGCTCGGTTCGTTCGGTGCCATCTTCATCATGCTCAAATCTGCCCTAGGCGCGGGACTGCTTAACTTCCCGTGGGCTTTCGAGAAGGCGGGAGGAGTCAATAAAGCCATCAGCGTTGAAATG GTGTCACTGGTGTTCCTGATCAGCGGATTGATCATCCTGGGCTATGCTTCGTCCATCAGCAGAAAGAATACCTATCAGGACGTGGTGCGAGAGGTGTGTGGGGGGGCCATCGGCCAGCTGTGTGAGGTCTGCTTCTGCTTCAACCTCTTCATGATCTCTGTGGCCTTCCTGGTGGTGGTGCAGGACCAGCTAGACAAAC tgtgtgtgtctctgtatgagACGGTGACGGGGTCCTTTGAGGGCGAGATACCGTACCACTGGTACATGGACCAACGGTTCCACCTCTTCATCATGTGCCTCAtcttcatcctccctctctccatccccaaaGAGATTGGCATCCAGAAATACACCAG AAAAGATTCATGGGCATCAATGTTCAGCGTCGTTCCCACCATCTGTTTTGGCTTCCAG tGCCATGAGGCCTGTATAGCCATCTACAGCAGCATGGAGAACAAGAAGCTCTCCCATTGGGTGATCATCTCTGTGATCTCTATGTTCTTCTGCCTGCTCATCTACACCCTTACAG GTATCTTTGGCTTCCTGACGTTTGGGCGCACAGTGGCGGCTGATATTCTGATGTCATATCCTGGAAATGATGTGGTCATGATCATTGCCAGACTGCTATTTGGAATATCAATCATCACCATCTATCCAATTATACTTCTGTTGGGAAG GTCTGTCATTCTGGACCTGATGTTGCGAATTCGTCGCCGTCGGCGCGGTGGGGTCACACATTCGTTTGAGAACCAATGCAGAGTGATTCTGACTGTCATCTGGATCACAATCACCCTCCTCATCGCCATGTTCGTCCCTGACATGAGTGAGGTCATCAGCGTTATCGGAGGAATCAGTGCCTTCTTCATCTTTATCTTTCCTG GGCTTTGCCTGGTATTCACTATGCAGTCAGAGCCTGTGTCGCCCAGAGTCAG GGTAGTGTGCACTGTGTGGGGTGTGATTACTGTAATTGTTGGAGCCTTCATTTTGGGACAGAGCACTACCATTGCCATTATGGAGATCTTCCACAAATTGTGA
- the LOC115203132 gene encoding putative sodium-coupled neutral amino acid transporter 8 isoform X1 has protein sequence MEELARESISLLARSASHADPPRLGSFGAIFIMLKSALGAGLLNFPWAFEKAGGVNKAISVEMVSLVFLISGLIILGYASSISRKNTYQDVVREVCGGAIGQLCEVCFCFNLFMISVAFLVVVQDQLDKLCVSLYETVTGSFEGEIPYHWYMDQRFHLFIMCLIFILPLSIPKEIGIQKYTSVLGTLAATYLCVAVIVKYYMMDEHSAVITPEHSEGKDSWASMFSVVPTICFGFQCHEACIAIYSSMENKKLSHWVIISVISMFFCLLIYTLTGIFGFLTFGRTVAADILMSYPGNDVVMIIARLLFGISIITIYPIILLLGRSVILDLMLRIRRRRRGGVTHSFENQCRVILTVIWITITLLIAMFVPDMSEVISVIGGISAFFIFIFPGLCLVFTMQSEPVSPRVRVVCTVWGVITVIVGAFILGQSTTIAIMEIFHKL, from the exons ATGGAAGAACTTGCTCGTGAGAGTATCAGCCTGTTGGCGAGATCTGCGTCGCACGCGGATCCCCCACGGCTCGGTTCGTTCGGTGCCATCTTCATCATGCTCAAATCTGCCCTAGGCGCGGGACTGCTTAACTTCCCGTGGGCTTTCGAGAAGGCGGGAGGAGTCAATAAAGCCATCAGCGTTGAAATG GTGTCACTGGTGTTCCTGATCAGCGGATTGATCATCCTGGGCTATGCTTCGTCCATCAGCAGAAAGAATACCTATCAGGACGTGGTGCGAGAGGTGTGTGGGGGGGCCATCGGCCAGCTGTGTGAGGTCTGCTTCTGCTTCAACCTCTTCATGATCTCTGTGGCCTTCCTGGTGGTGGTGCAGGACCAGCTAGACAAAC tgtgtgtgtctctgtatgagACGGTGACGGGGTCCTTTGAGGGCGAGATACCGTACCACTGGTACATGGACCAACGGTTCCACCTCTTCATCATGTGCCTCAtcttcatcctccctctctccatccccaaaGAGATTGGCATCCAGAAATACACCAG TGTGCTGGGCACTCTGGCTGCTACATATCTCTGTGTGGCTGTCATTGTCAAATACTACATGATGGACGAACATTCAGCCGTCATTACCCCAGAGCACAGTGAAGG AAAAGATTCATGGGCATCAATGTTCAGCGTCGTTCCCACCATCTGTTTTGGCTTCCAG tGCCATGAGGCCTGTATAGCCATCTACAGCAGCATGGAGAACAAGAAGCTCTCCCATTGGGTGATCATCTCTGTGATCTCTATGTTCTTCTGCCTGCTCATCTACACCCTTACAG GTATCTTTGGCTTCCTGACGTTTGGGCGCACAGTGGCGGCTGATATTCTGATGTCATATCCTGGAAATGATGTGGTCATGATCATTGCCAGACTGCTATTTGGAATATCAATCATCACCATCTATCCAATTATACTTCTGTTGGGAAG GTCTGTCATTCTGGACCTGATGTTGCGAATTCGTCGCCGTCGGCGCGGTGGGGTCACACATTCGTTTGAGAACCAATGCAGAGTGATTCTGACTGTCATCTGGATCACAATCACCCTCCTCATCGCCATGTTCGTCCCTGACATGAGTGAGGTCATCAGCGTTATCGGAGGAATCAGTGCCTTCTTCATCTTTATCTTTCCTG GGCTTTGCCTGGTATTCACTATGCAGTCAGAGCCTGTGTCGCCCAGAGTCAG GGTAGTGTGCACTGTGTGGGGTGTGATTACTGTAATTGTTGGAGCCTTCATTTTGGGACAGAGCACTACCATTGCCATTATGGAGATCTTCCACAAATTGTGA